The following proteins come from a genomic window of Thiothrix winogradskyi:
- the pilB gene encoding type IV-A pilus assembly ATPase PilB, with amino-acid sequence MTPLTSSIPLPGLARQLVVQDLLDKESATQAVQKARAEKVSLVDWMVRSRIVSTKDVAYAASLEYGLSMVDLDQISIPPLIAALLSPEQMRKLNLIPLYQRGKNLMVGLADPTYLTNLDDVKFATGLIPEPVFVEFDKLQRYISSDDGISGHAAPTHGGKASPSAAPVAAAKEIALDVRDLKTKDDEDPAVIEFVDKLLAHGIKSKASDIHIEIFEKNMRIRYRIDGILQVVANPPNDSAQQLISRIKVLARMNISERRVPQDGRIRFTVNDKQKIDFRVNTLPTLFGEKVVMRILDSSNAALGVEKLGFEPKQQHDFMKALDKPDGMILVTGPTGSGKTVTLYTGLGILNTPEKNISTAEDPAEINMPGVNQVNVNAKVGLTFAEALRSFLRQDPDIIMVGEIRDLETAEIAIKAAQTGHLVLSTLHTNSAPETLTRLMNMGVPTFNIASSIHLIIAQRLARRLCEKCKQPSSVPREVLLQMGFQPDELSSLKLYEPVGCSECSRGYKGRVGIYQVMPISAEMGRMIMNGSNSLEIAEQALKEGIADLRRSALNKVRQGITSLAELERVTSD; translated from the coding sequence ATGACACCGCTGACTTCTTCCATCCCTTTACCGGGGTTAGCCAGACAATTAGTTGTGCAAGACTTGCTCGACAAAGAGTCGGCGACGCAAGCCGTGCAGAAAGCGCGTGCGGAAAAAGTCTCACTGGTGGACTGGATGGTTCGCTCCCGGATCGTATCCACCAAAGATGTCGCCTATGCCGCCAGCCTCGAATACGGCTTAAGCATGGTCGACCTCGATCAAATCAGCATTCCACCGCTGATTGCGGCACTGCTCAGCCCAGAGCAGATGCGCAAACTCAACCTGATTCCCCTGTATCAACGCGGCAAAAATCTCATGGTGGGCTTGGCTGACCCCACTTACTTGACCAATCTGGATGATGTCAAATTTGCCACCGGCTTAATCCCCGAACCCGTGTTTGTCGAGTTCGACAAACTGCAACGCTATATCAGCAGCGACGATGGTATAAGCGGACACGCTGCCCCAACCCACGGTGGTAAAGCTTCTCCCTCTGCCGCGCCAGTAGCCGCTGCCAAAGAAATTGCCTTAGATGTCCGCGACCTCAAAACCAAGGACGACGAAGACCCCGCCGTCATTGAATTCGTCGACAAGCTGTTAGCCCACGGCATTAAATCCAAAGCGTCGGATATTCACATTGAGATTTTTGAAAAAAATATGCGGATCCGCTACCGGATAGACGGCATTTTGCAAGTGGTTGCCAACCCGCCCAACGATTCCGCCCAACAATTGATTTCGCGCATCAAAGTCTTGGCACGCATGAATATTTCCGAACGCCGCGTCCCTCAAGACGGGCGTATCCGTTTTACGGTCAATGACAAACAAAAAATCGACTTCCGGGTGAATACCCTGCCCACCCTGTTCGGTGAGAAAGTGGTTATGCGGATACTCGACTCTTCCAACGCCGCATTGGGGGTAGAAAAGCTCGGTTTTGAACCCAAGCAACAACACGATTTCATGAAAGCGCTGGACAAACCCGATGGCATGATTCTGGTCACAGGCCCCACCGGTAGCGGTAAAACCGTCACGCTGTACACCGGTTTAGGCATCCTCAACACCCCAGAAAAAAACATTTCCACCGCCGAAGACCCCGCTGAAATCAATATGCCCGGCGTGAACCAAGTCAACGTCAATGCCAAAGTCGGGCTGACCTTTGCCGAAGCCTTGCGCTCTTTCTTGCGTCAAGACCCGGACATCATCATGGTGGGGGAAATCCGCGACCTTGAAACCGCTGAAATTGCCATCAAAGCGGCACAAACGGGACACTTAGTGTTATCCACCCTGCACACCAATAGCGCCCCGGAAACCCTGACCCGTTTAATGAACATGGGAGTACCGACATTTAATATCGCCTCTTCCATTCACTTAATTATTGCCCAACGTTTGGCGCGACGTTTATGTGAAAAGTGCAAGCAACCGTCCAGTGTTCCCCGGGAAGTGCTGCTGCAAATGGGCTTCCAACCTGACGAACTCAGTTCACTCAAACTCTATGAACCGGTCGGATGTTCGGAATGTTCACGCGGCTATAAAGGTCGAGTAGGTATTTACCAAGTCATGCCGATTTCTGCTGAAATGGGGCGCATGATCATGAATGGCAGCAACTCGCTGGAAATCGCCGAACAAGCCCTCAAAGAAGGCATTGCGGATTTGCGCCGTTCTGCGCTCAACAAAGTGCGGCAGGGCATCACCTCATTGGCAGAGCTGGAACGTGTCACCTCAGACTAA
- a CDS encoding type II secretion system F family protein: MQSNTLKKPVAGKKPAPSAPQAIYKWEGVNRNGVKMRGETEAVNPNWLRAELRRKGINPGRIYRKPKPLFKPAIKPGDIAQFARQLTTMMRSGVPMVQSLELMASGGDNASVRELVNKLRADIEGGASLGNALAKHPKYFDKLFVNLVKAGEQAGTLETMLEKVATYKEKSEALKAKVKSAMMYPIIVVVAAVVVSAILLIWVIPQFKEVFSSFGADLPAFTLLVISFSDWLVANWWQPILLFVAIGVSFTQARQRSKAFDRFVDKASLKIPIMGNILNLSAVARFARTLATMFAAGVPLVEAMDSVAGATGNALYEEASRRIQDDTARGVQLNTAMQTTQLFPNMMVQMTRIGEESGRLEEMLAKVADYYEAQVDALVDTLAKQIEPLIMAVLGGIVGSLVIAMYLPIFKLGAVV, encoded by the coding sequence ATGCAAAGCAACACCTTGAAAAAGCCGGTAGCAGGCAAAAAACCCGCCCCCAGCGCACCACAAGCCATTTACAAGTGGGAAGGCGTTAACCGCAATGGCGTAAAAATGCGTGGTGAAACCGAAGCCGTGAATCCCAACTGGTTACGTGCTGAACTGCGGCGCAAAGGTATTAATCCGGGGCGCATCTACCGCAAACCCAAACCGCTGTTCAAACCCGCGATCAAACCGGGCGATATTGCCCAATTTGCCCGCCAATTAACCACCATGATGCGGTCTGGTGTGCCAATGGTGCAATCTTTGGAATTAATGGCATCCGGGGGCGATAATGCCTCAGTACGCGAACTGGTCAATAAATTACGCGCCGACATCGAAGGCGGTGCCAGCTTAGGCAATGCCTTAGCCAAACACCCCAAATATTTCGACAAATTGTTTGTCAACTTGGTAAAAGCGGGCGAACAAGCCGGTACGCTGGAAACCATGCTGGAAAAAGTAGCCACCTACAAAGAAAAAAGTGAAGCGCTCAAAGCCAAAGTCAAAAGTGCGATGATGTACCCGATTATCGTCGTGGTTGCTGCCGTGGTGGTATCGGCAATCTTGCTGATCTGGGTTATCCCGCAGTTTAAGGAAGTCTTTAGCAGCTTTGGGGCTGATTTGCCCGCTTTCACCTTGTTGGTTATTTCGTTTTCGGATTGGTTAGTTGCCAACTGGTGGCAACCAATACTGCTATTTGTTGCTATCGGGGTTAGTTTTACCCAAGCTCGGCAACGCTCCAAAGCCTTTGACCGCTTCGTGGATAAAGCGTCGTTAAAGATCCCGATCATGGGGAATATATTGAACTTGTCGGCGGTGGCACGATTTGCGCGTACTCTAGCCACCATGTTTGCGGCGGGTGTGCCGTTGGTTGAAGCCATGGATTCGGTGGCGGGTGCGACCGGCAATGCCTTGTATGAAGAAGCTTCGCGGCGAATTCAAGACGATACCGCTCGCGGGGTACAATTGAATACGGCCATGCAAACCACGCAATTATTCCCCAATATGATGGTACAAATGACCCGTATCGGTGAAGAATCCGGGCGCTTGGAAGAAATGCTGGCAAAAGTAGCCGATTATTACGAAGCACAGGTTGACGCTTTGGTCGATACCTTGGCAAAACAAATTGAACCGCTGATCATGGCGGTACTGGGCGGGATTGTGGGCAGTTTAGTCATTGCCATGTACCTGCCCATCTTTAAACTTGGGGCTGTTGTTTAG